Genomic segment of Aquarana catesbeiana isolate 2022-GZ linkage group LG09, ASM4218655v1, whole genome shotgun sequence:
AAGTCTTAAAACGAGAGTCATTCTGCATTACAAACTTTAGTCTGTATGCAAACAGTTTATATGCAAGAATAATTAAATGGAATATTCATTTTGAAGACCCCATATCTGCTCATACTTTCATAATAAAACACGTTAATTTTTTAGGGACTATGAATTACATTTCCAAATTATTGCATTAAGCACTACATCAATTACAATAGATGTAGATgaacctatgccgcgtacacacggtcggactttacggcagactttgcccggcggatgggatttcgtcggacaattcgatcgtgtgtgggctccagcggactttgttttctcaaaagttggacggacttagatttgaaacatgttttaaatctatccgtcgaactcgagtccggtcgaaaagtccgctcatctgtatgctagttcgacggacaaaaagccacgctagggcagctattggctactggctatgaacttccttgttttagtccggtcgtatgtcatcacgtacgaattcgacggactttggtggattgtgtgtaggcaagtccgtttattcggaaagtctgtcataaagtccgtcgaaaagtccgccgggcaaagtctgctgtaaagtccgctcgtgtgtacgtggcattagagcccAACttcagccacttttttttttccccttagttGAACATCTCCTCCTCCCAGTGGTCAGATGCATGAGCTACTTActgtctttaaagcccaactccaggcaatttTTCTTTCCCCCATGCAGCGGCGATGTGCCTGCACTACATGGGACAACTCTccgtttttttgcacaaagttcatACTCACCTGATCCGCCAATCCTCCAGAAAACCACGCTCCCCCACAGTCCAGCAGTGGACAGTTTCTGTCTATGTAGCATGCTGACATCAGAACAGTCCATTTTCAAGACCACTGGGGAGCATGGGTGCCGGATCGGTCTTGTGCAGGGAGGATTGGGTAATGtacagtggggaccgaaagtattcagacccccttaaatttttcactctttgttatattgcagccatttgctaaaatcatttaagttcatttttttcctcaatgtacacacagcaccccatattgacagaaaaacacagaattgttgacatttttgcagatttattaaaaaagaaaaactgaaatatcacctgggcctaagtattcagaccctttgctcagtatttagtagaagcacccttttgatctaatacagccatgagtctttttgggaaagatgcaacaagtttttcacacctggatttggggatcctctgccattcctccttgcagatcctctccagttctgtcaggttggatggtaaacgttggtggacggccatttttaggtctctccagagatgcgcaattgggtttaagtcagggctctggctgggccattcaagaacagtcacggagttgttgtgaagcctccttcgttattttagctgtgtgcttagggtcattgtcttgttggaaggtaaaccttcggcccagtctgagatcctgagcactctggagaaggttttcatccaggatatccctgtacttggctgcattcatctttccctcgattgcaaccagtcatccagtccctgcagctaaaaaacacccccacagcatgatgctgccaccaccatgcttcactgttgggactgtattagacaagtgatgagcagtgcctggtttgatccacacataccacttagaattaaggccaaaaaattctaccttggtctcagaccagagaatcttatttctcaccatcttggagtccttccggtgttttttttagcaaactccatgcagactttcatgtgccttgcactgaggagaggcttccgtcgggccactctgacataaagcctcgactggtggagggctgcagtgatggttgactttctacaactttctcccatctcccgactgcatctctggagctcagccacagtgagctagagattcttctttacctctctcaccaaggctcttcttccctgaTAGCtgagtttggccagacagccagctctaggaagggttctggtcatcccaaatgtcttccatttaaggattatggaggccactgtgctcttaggaaccttaagtgcagcagaattttttcttgtaaccttggccatatctgtgccttgccacaattctgtctctgagctcttcaggcagttcctttgaactcatgattctcatttgctctgacatgcactgtgagctgtgaggttttatatagacaggtgtatggctttcttaatcaagtccaatcagtataatcaaacacagctgtactcaaatgaaagtgtagaaccatctcaaggatgatcagaagaaatggacagcacctgagttaaatatatgagtgtcacagcaaagggtctgaatacttaggaccatgtgatatttcaggttttcttttttaataaatctgcaaaaatgtcaacaattctgtgtttttctgtcaatatggggtgctgtgtgtacattaatgaggaaaaaaatgaacttaaatgattttagcaaatggctgcaatataacaaagagtgaaaagtttaagggggtctgaatactttccgtccccactgtatctctgcTGTCCTCTCCCCTAGAACAAAATGAGCAGTAAACTCATGCAGTGCGGACTTTCtgcagaaacacattttttttttcacaaagcaaGAATAAGCAAGGACAGATCCAAGCATGGCAGTAGCCATGTAGTTGCTTATCAATTCCTTTTACAAAAAAGGGAAACTCAGCTTTTTAAAGCTGTACCCCCGGAAGATATAAAATTCAAAAATGATTGCAGCTTTGTTTTCATTTATGCattgttaaaaatatataatatatatattttttatgaaattgGTGCAAGTATCTAAAATTGGCTTGGTATCAGCCCCTTGCAGTACCTTGTACACCAGAGTTCAGGATGTTGGAGGGGAAAAAGAGCAAATCAGTTCTGGGGAAGAGACAAGACCTGtgtcaggctcggttcacatatttGCAAATTGgatatccacatccaattcgcataacatgtgaatcggACTGGCtttcaatagagccggttcacacatgtgcagggcAGCCGCGGTGTgctttaaaaagggtcctgtgcatttctgggtctggttcaggtgcaatttcacCTGAACCGGTAAACAGAAACGCACCGGGCTGccgcacaggtgtgaacccagccttactgaactgtagcaaaaaaaaaaaaaaaaaaaaacatctcttctgCTTTCCCAAAGACAATGAAAGAGTCAGGGGGACAGAAGTGCAAATAACTGCAATGCCTTTTGGTCCGTCCCAATCCCTTGTCACCAGGAAGCAAAGAGAAGTATTTCCTTTGGAGACAAAAAAAACTTGCCACAGATTTTAGCCCATAACCCTGTACAAAGAAAAAGGGCTGAAGTAatttaaagcactgcgtaaacggTCAGCGCTATATTACCtttaataaataagtaataaaataaGTAGCACTTTAACCTGGGGCACAGTAAACTTTGTCCCTAAAGTAGAGACCCGCACTGGGCCCATCTAAATAAAGCAGACCCACAGGTTATGAGCCATATCTGCATTCTTGGATATGGATAGGAATAGTCTGGAGGCAAGATTTTGTCACCTTTTCCTATTCATATAACAGGGATCCGGGTCAAGTATTACTAAACACCTATGGGTCTGTGGTATTTACCATTGACCATTTGGCAGCCTGACACCTCTGTTCACCTATAGAGAGTGTCCAATGACAAGGGATGAGCCAAATTGAGAGTTTTCATTTTCTGCAATTTCAGCAAAAACAttgggaaattttgaaaaaaaaaaaacaaaaacaaaaaacagatattCCAGTGTCTTGTCTCCCATAACACATCTTTTTCTATAATGCTTCTTTTCCACAATGCGGTGATCCCAACTTTTCACAACATGAATGGGTTCCAAGACACTTCCAGTCCCACGATGTCCAGCACAACACAAGTATTTCTTGTGCAGCTTGGCTGTCATGTGTACACCCCCCTGTAGTTGGTGGAGTAAAGAAGCCATCATATTGGTGTGTAGATAAAATACCTATTGGGATATGTAGCCCCTAAGCAGTAGGCACATTACTAAAGTGAGACCAGCGTGAGACACTAGTCCTTGTCCAAGACCCAATCACGCAAGGACAAGGATAGTCTAAaatcagactttctcaaccttttaaccttgGAGGAaccagggaacccctgataaaataaCTTATACCTACAGTTTGTGGAACATCAATGTGATCattaaagttttcatttttttaatataagaAAAAAATGATATAGCATATCTAGTACAGTAgagaaattatttgatcccctgcagatcttGTAAGTTTGTGCACTGGCAAAGAAACGAAGGGTCTATAATTCTTATCACAGGTGTATttgaaatgatagagacaaaatatccaCCAAAAATCCAGGAGGAGACCAGATCACCAGTGGGTACAGCTCAAGCAACTCCTAGCATCCTCGGAAGGAACCCTGATTGAGGAAGCCTGGTCTAGATGGTATGGTCACATGACCTCTATGTCCAAAAAAAGAAGTTGGCTGATTACAGGGTACAAAAAAAGTGCAAATGGACCAGaggtgtgtgtggaggaaggaggtgggtggttgatttttttttggcatttggAGATATCTTGCTTGCTCTAGCTTGAAAGACACAAAGCCTCCACTTGGCTCTTTTGATTTTGACATTTGCCAAGGTGGCTCAAATTTAGTCCATTTCAGCAGGAATCCGTCTACATTCAAAGTAAATTGTTTGCCCAGCTATAAAGTGCTAAGGACAAAGAATGGATACACATAGAAGAATAAAACTCTAAAATTTGGACAGTCATAGTTTTGGGTACACTGTATTTTTCTTACAAACAATTGTACATTTTCTAAAATGATATTGGGTTCATGCTATGCAGCAACAAACATTTAAAGGTATTCTTTGATTAGTAAAgctaaattgtataaaaaaaacaaaaaaaaacatataaagtctCTTGTCATCCTTAGTAAAATACTTTCTATATTTACCCCACAAGCCCAATTTAATTTTAGGTTTAAATCTGTTAAATATATTCCAGGTTTATTCTCCCTGCTGAGTTATGCCGGTTTCAAATGGGATTCAGCTTGTATAGGAGAAGTGTGAATAGCAATCTTTGAcaaaaagcatttgcagagctttcagcaagcttttaaAGTACTGCTTAGCTCCAGTTTTTAGatattgaacacagatcctaataggagttttgattgccactttaaacaagctgctagcaggcttcagcatcTCTTGACACTTGTTGAAAACCTGCCAACAGTGGCTAAGTGGCAATCAAcattcccattaggatctgtgttcaacatttataAACTGAAGCTGAATGGTATTTTAAACGCTTCAACAAAGCTTACTGAAAGCCCTGCTTtgccaaagcttgctgttcacactgctcttctacaagctgaagccagtGTAAAACAGGCCTAATCAGTAAATCATCCTCAGGTGCGAGCGAACACCAATTTGTAGAGAAGTGATTTCAGGTAGCCCACCACCAAGAAAtaggttggcctctcacctgaagaaatggaccctttgattatagagggtcataaatcgCCTTAATCAAGCAAGGAACAGCATGTGTAGGCGTCCGTCAGGGCTCAGGTGTCAAACACTCCTCAGGGACCAAGGGGCTCCGGTGACAGACTCTCCTCCTTGATTGGGGCCAAAGTGGTGCAGGCATCCTAGATGAGGAACCACTGGTGGAGTGAAAATAGACCCagttcttcagagcctctcctcacacacaggtggactagaGTTCGTGGTGGAAGATGCCTCGGGCCTTGCTGCCCTCTTGGATAGGGATatcctgaccagtcgggctcacctcccgctctcagaggtccgggggcggagctTTCGGCGGTAGGGACCGCCGAAagctccgcccccggacctctgagagcgggaggtgagcccgactggtcaggatATCCCTATCCAAGAGGGCAGCAAGGCCCGAGGCATCTTCCACCACGAACtctagtccacctgtgtgtgaggagaggctctgaagaactGGGTCTATTTTCACTCCACCAGTGGTTCCTCATCTAGGATGCCTGCACCACTTTGGCCCCAATCAAGGAGGAGAGTCTGTCACCGGAGCCCCTTGGTCCCTGAGGAGTGTTTGACACCTGAGCCCTGACGGACGCCTACACATGCTGTTCCTTGCTTGATTAAGGcgatttatgaccctctataatcaaagggtccatttcttcaggtgagaggccaacctaTTTCTTGGTGGTGGGCTACCTGAAATCACTTCTCTACAAATTGGTGTTCGCTCGCACCTGAGGATGATTTACTGATTACCCTTATGGACATTGATATCATGGTGGACTTCAGTGTTTTActtctttagcgctgcactatctgttgTTATATTTGtattaagggatttgttttttgaccctagtgttcagcagcttttaatgctcatttaccacttcgcgctgatttgtatttttttcataaaacagGCCTAAGACCTAGAGCTCTCCAGCCAGAAAAGCTCATACTCCTCGCTGAATAGAGAACTCTAGCTCAGACATCCGCTAacagatcactgcttccacacagaacaAGGGTCCTAATTCTGACACATGctagcaggggacaggcttttctactcaggctgtggctgctttttctttaaaaaaaaataaagaatgaacTGCCAGCCTTTGCATACCATTTGTTTGGATACACCTGGAATTTCTTTAGCCAATTTAAACAGAAAGTTCAGTTAGGCCTCATGAACACTGGGCTTTTAGCCCCAACACATGCGATCTTGGCGTTTTGGTGTGGGTGGAGGGAACAGGTGCACCAACCAGGCCGTTGTCATCATTCTGTGGAAATTCTATGAGGGACTAAAAGCTGCTGCTGGTGTTGGAAGTTGCACCGAGTGATACTAACATATAAAGCACTGTACTGCCAGGGACGAATGTCTGGGACACAAGCGGTCCGTGTTTTGGGCATTCAGCTCGGGTAAATACTGCCCCAAACCTTTGTACCATGCGATGCACCATCCAGCCCCATATAACGAAAGCAgttttacaggctgctggcagcaaGGCAGGAAGGTGTGCCTGTGCCTTCTACCCGCAGTAAAATGTTGGGATCTTATGCACAGGGGCTAAACTCTCAGTTGGCATGAGGCCTTAGGCCAGGGGTGCTCAACATGTGGCCCTCTAATGTGGCCTTCGACCTCAAACTGAATTCAGGAGATTTGGTGCGCTTTCTTAAAGTGCCCCACACCTGCACAATATAATAGAAggctatggcaaagtgcagctaacccgtaGGAAAGCCGCAGGTGTGGGTAacccacagcgcatcagtgtgaaaacaTATTATAGGGGGTTTAGGACAGATAGGGTTTATTTACATTtgcggtatgggggggggggttgtaaaaccccatagttgagatgtgtttttacacccaacccccctccaccactgatgTAGCATCAGGAGTCACAATGATGAACCTGCCCCATGCTCCAGAGGGCCGTGTGGCCTCCCAGTCATATTCTTTTTTTACACTTGGACAAGAACAGTGGCAGGGGCAGCATATACAGGAGCcaatcctctccattttcctcctgcaaatcctgaaagccagcttctcctctccctcctgccaacattcagcagctgcagaaggaaAAGGTTTATTATGCTAttcaaaaaaaagtcaaaattcaTTCATGCATTTCATTTCATTAAGGCCCAtgaccagttaccaaatcacttaagtggccctcgctcttcaaaaggctgAGCACCCCTGCCTTAGGCTTTACATTTTCTTCACATCAGTGACCTGGTGAATCACTATCTGTGGTGTGCTTCCACCGACAATGTATTTTCTTGTGCAGTAAAAGGGAAAAGCTGAGAATGAAACTTTTCCCACACTCACACGTGTATGGCTTCTGTCTacattcctcaaactcaacctcaCTATCATGATCCAAGTCATTGACTTCCTCAGTCAAATCCTGATTCTTATGTGTTCTTTGATGTCTGTACAGATGAGAGCTGCTAGTGTAGCTTTTACCACAATCGCACTTGTAACGCTTCCCTGTTTCATTGTCCTCAGCCTCGTGGTTCTCAACGAGAGGCAAATTCTGTACATGGTGAGCCTTTTGATGTCTATAGAGATGAGAACTGCAAGTATAACGCTTCCCACAGAAACACAAATGGGGTTTCATCATTTGCTCTAAGTTCTCTGGTTCTTCTTTTACAGGACGTCCTTCTGGAAGAACCTTCTCTTCGGAGTGCGTTTTTCGATGTCTATAAAGGTGTGAGCTACAGCTGTAGGCTTTCCCGCACTCACATATAAAGCGCCTTGCGGTTTGGATGTCGGAATCCAGATGGGTTCTCTGATGCCTATATAGATGAGAGGAGCATGTGTAGCTCTTGCCGCAAGCACAGACATAGGGCTTTATTTTTTCCTCCTGGTCCTCTACAATACGATATGTGGCAGCGCACTCTGTAGTCGCCGGTGGAGCTTGCTCACTACAACTGTTTTGGTGTCTTCTCAGGTTTGAGTTGCGGGTGTACTGTTTTCCACACTGGCAGGTAAAACATCGTTCTATGGGTTTCTTTTCTCGGATTACATTATTGTAGCGTTCACTAGGCTGGATTTGTGAGCCATGGGTCTTCCGATGATGTCTATTCAGATGTGAGGTACAGGTGTAGCTTTTCCCACAGAAACAAGTATATGGCTTTACCCTTTTCTCTTCTTCCACTGTGGTCACATTTTGATTCTCATCATTATCTTTCACCATCCATTTTTGGTCTTCGGGGTCCACTTTGAATGGTGGACCAAAATAATGTCCCCCAGGTTCCTGGTTTGTACTGATGTCAcattcctcctgctcttctttaattttgttatatttttctaggCTGATACCTTGTACAAGAGGTACATCTGCCAAGCCACTGACTTCTCCGTTTATTCTATTAGGATCAGATTGCTCTTCTTCTGGCTCTCGCTTTACTCCCCACTCTTCTGTCATGTTTGATTTTGTTTTGCATAGAACTGCATTCTGTTCTATCCATTCTTCAGTGGGAGCAGTTGGATCTGGTGAAGAATTATCGGTTCTTTGCTTCTTTTGTGTTATAGGAACTCCTTTAGATGTCCTGGATGAAGCTCTTTTCCTAGGTGGGCCCATGATCTTCTCCCAAGCAAAACCATGAAAGTGGCTCCTAAAATCTTTGATTTGCCAGGATTAAATAGCTTACTCCTGACTGCTCAGCCCAGCACTGTTGACAGagacacacaaaaaatataaagtTCTCAGGTGCTtactatatataacaaaaaaaaaaaacaaaaaaacatgtacaAGAAAAAAGCAATACAGTTACTTAGTGTGATTGACA
This window contains:
- the LOC141107836 gene encoding uncharacterized protein, whose translation is MGPPRKRASSRTSKGVPITQKKQRTDNSSPDPTAPTEEWIEQNAVLCKTKSNMTEEWGVKREPEEEQSDPNRINGEVSGLADVPLVQGISLEKYNKIKEEQEECDISTNQEPGGHYFGPPFKVDPEDQKWMVKDNDENQNVTTVEEEKRVKPYTCFCGKSYTCTSHLNRHHRKTHGSQIQPSERYNNVIREKKPIERCFTCQCGKQYTRNSNLRRHQNSCSEQAPPATTECAATYRIVEDQEEKIKPYVCACGKSYTCSSHLYRHQRTHLDSDIQTARRFICECGKAYSCSSHLYRHRKTHSEEKVLPEGRPVKEEPENLEQMMKPHLCFCGKRYTCSSHLYRHQKAHHVQNLPLVENHEAEDNETGKRYKCDCGKSYTSSSHLYRHQRTHKNQDLTEEVNDLDHDSEVEFEECRQKPYTCECGKSFILSFSLLLHKKIHCRWKHTTDSDSPGH